Proteins encoded within one genomic window of Mycolicibacterium aubagnense:
- a CDS encoding FAD-binding domain: MKIAISGAGIAGPTLAYWLSRTGHEPVLIETAPQLRTGGYVIDFWGAGYAIADRMGLAPAVRQAGYAIEEVRLLDRSGRKTGGFGVGPFRQVFDGRFTSVPRGELARLIYEAIDGDVETIFNDRIAAIDQRDDGVQVAFGSGRHREFDLVIGADGIHSSVRGAVFGPDVAFTKNLGYWVAAFETEGYRPRDELVYLAYAQAGRMVARFALRNDRTMFLFVFSDDQVAPAELGDTRDGKTVLRQVFGADGWECPQILAQLDRAGDLYFDRVSQISMDCWSNGRVALIGDAACCVSLLAGEGTGLAMLQAYVLAGELDKAGGDHREAFRCYEQRLRALIEGKQKSARAFAAALAPKTSLGLWTRNRVSRLLDVPALAQWAIRREFSDEIELPAYAM; the protein is encoded by the coding sequence ATGAAGATCGCGATCAGCGGTGCCGGCATCGCTGGACCGACCCTGGCGTACTGGTTGTCGCGCACTGGACACGAGCCGGTGCTCATCGAGACCGCCCCGCAGTTGCGAACCGGCGGCTACGTCATCGACTTCTGGGGCGCGGGTTATGCAATCGCCGACCGAATGGGTCTGGCGCCGGCAGTGCGGCAGGCGGGCTACGCGATCGAGGAAGTGCGCCTGCTCGATCGAAGTGGCCGCAAGACAGGCGGTTTCGGGGTGGGTCCGTTCAGGCAGGTCTTCGACGGGCGCTTCACCAGCGTGCCGCGCGGCGAGCTCGCGAGGTTGATCTACGAAGCCATCGACGGCGACGTGGAAACGATCTTCAACGACCGCATTGCGGCGATCGACCAACGTGATGACGGTGTGCAGGTCGCGTTCGGGAGCGGCCGGCACCGCGAGTTCGACCTGGTGATCGGCGCCGATGGCATCCATTCCTCGGTAAGGGGTGCGGTTTTCGGCCCTGATGTGGCGTTCACGAAAAATCTGGGGTACTGGGTGGCCGCATTCGAAACCGAGGGCTACCGGCCGCGCGACGAACTCGTCTACCTTGCCTACGCGCAGGCCGGGCGGATGGTGGCGCGGTTTGCCCTGCGCAACGATCGCACCATGTTCCTGTTCGTCTTTTCCGACGACCAGGTGGCCCCGGCGGAACTCGGCGACACGCGAGACGGAAAAACGGTTCTACGCCAGGTTTTCGGAGCCGACGGGTGGGAATGCCCGCAGATCCTCGCCCAGCTGGATCGGGCCGGCGATCTGTATTTCGATCGGGTCAGCCAGATCAGTATGGACTGCTGGTCGAACGGCCGGGTGGCGCTGATCGGCGACGCGGCGTGTTGTGTGTCGCTCCTCGCCGGCGAAGGGACCGGACTTGCGATGCTGCAGGCCTATGTCCTCGCCGGGGAACTCGACAAGGCGGGCGGCGACCACCGTGAGGCGTTTCGCTGCTACGAGCAGCGGCTCCGCGCGCTCATCGAAGGCAAACAGAAATCGGCGCGGGCATTCGCTGCCGCCCTCGCCCCGAAAACCTCATTGGGCCTGTGGACGCGCAACCGGGTCAGCAGGCTGCTGGACGTCCCGGCGTTGGCGCAGTGGGCGATTCGACGCGAATTCAGCGACGAGATCGAGTTGCCGGCGTACGCAATGTAG
- a CDS encoding nitroreductase family deazaflavin-dependent oxidoreductase, with protein sequence MSTPHTPPTGDGGALAAGGARLLRCRRFVRAPIWIYRAGAGALFGSRMLMLEHIGRASGARRHVVLEVIDHPAPDTYVVASGFGGRAQWFRNIVVNPRVRVYAGSHRPAAATARVLDQPDADRALGAYIGRHPRAWARLRGVLDQTLGTEVTATNTPLPMVALRLDARS encoded by the coding sequence ATGTCCACCCCCCACACTCCGCCGACTGGTGATGGCGGCGCATTGGCCGCCGGCGGGGCGAGACTCTTGCGGTGCCGTCGCTTCGTGCGTGCGCCGATCTGGATCTATCGGGCCGGCGCGGGCGCGCTGTTCGGCTCGCGGATGTTGATGCTGGAACACATCGGACGCGCGTCGGGGGCTCGCCGACACGTCGTCCTGGAAGTCATCGACCACCCGGCACCGGATACCTACGTGGTGGCTTCCGGTTTCGGTGGAAGAGCCCAGTGGTTCCGCAATATTGTGGTCAACCCCCGGGTGCGGGTCTATGCCGGGAGCCACCGGCCCGCGGCTGCGACGGCGCGGGTGCTGGACCAGCCGGACGCCGACCGCGCGCTCGGCGCCTACATCGGCCGCCACCCGCGCGCCTGGGCACGGTTGAGGGGAGTCCTCGACCAGACCCTCGGCACCGAAGTGACCGCGACCAATACGCCGTTGCCGATGGTGGCGCTGCGGCTCGACGCCCGCTCATGA
- a CDS encoding TetR/AcrR family transcriptional regulator produces MFAERGPDAVTMRDIAAAADVSAALVIRHYGSKDGLVEAVDNHVLATLEALLTQVTKQGGEASLQSTGVPTMLDAFALYLPPQSAIPDYLGRLLITGGAVGSTLFARLYEISKDALAAMVTAGAAGAGDDPAVRAAFLMVNDLAVLILRRHLAEVLGVDPLTAAGMGRWATEVFAIYRDGLAGPPGGT; encoded by the coding sequence ATGTTCGCCGAGCGCGGTCCCGACGCGGTCACGATGCGCGATATCGCCGCTGCGGCCGACGTCTCCGCGGCACTGGTGATACGGCATTACGGGTCCAAGGACGGTCTGGTGGAGGCGGTCGACAACCATGTCCTGGCCACCCTGGAGGCGCTGCTGACCCAGGTGACCAAGCAGGGCGGCGAGGCCAGCCTGCAGTCGACCGGGGTGCCGACGATGCTCGATGCGTTTGCCTTGTATCTGCCGCCGCAGTCGGCCATCCCGGACTACCTCGGCCGCCTGCTGATCACGGGCGGCGCCGTGGGCTCGACATTGTTCGCGCGGCTGTACGAGATCAGCAAGGACGCCCTGGCGGCGATGGTGACGGCGGGAGCTGCCGGCGCCGGCGACGATCCTGCGGTGCGTGCCGCTTTCCTCATGGTCAACGACCTGGCGGTGCTGATCCTGCGCCGGCACCTCGCCGAAGTGCTCGGCGTCGATCCGCTGACGGCCGCCGGGATGGGCCGCTGGGCCACGGAGGTCTTCGCGATCTACCGCGACGGTCTGGCCGGGCCGCCGGGCGGCACCTGA
- the dinB gene encoding DNA polymerase IV: MCEADRVSDLRAAILHADLDSFYASVEQRDDPALRGRPVIVGAGVVLAASYEAKAFGVRTAMGGHQARDLCPQAIVVPPRMSAYSEASREVFRVFDDTTPLVEPLSVDEAFLDVSGLGRVSGTPVQIGAQLRDAVRERVGLPITVGIARTKFLAKVASREAKPDGLLLVPPDRELAFLHPLPVQHLWGVGAKTADKLREHGIETVADVAALTESALGAMVGAAMGRQLYALSHNIDRRRVTTGVRRRSVGAQRAVGRRGNTMSDNDIDAMVINLVDRITRRMRSSGRTGRTVVLRLRFDDYGRATRSHTMRRATASTEEILTAARGLVAAAGPLIAERGLTLLGFSVSNVDNAGTEQLELPFDGEPDTAAVDCAVDLVRHRFGNACLTRGMLVGADPGWEMPMLPD, translated from the coding sequence ATGTGCGAAGCTGATCGAGTGTCAGACCTCCGAGCGGCAATCCTGCATGCCGACCTCGACTCGTTCTACGCATCGGTGGAGCAGCGCGACGATCCCGCGCTGCGCGGGCGGCCGGTGATTGTCGGCGCCGGCGTGGTGCTCGCGGCCAGCTACGAAGCCAAGGCCTTCGGGGTGCGCACCGCGATGGGCGGGCATCAGGCCCGTGACCTCTGTCCGCAGGCCATCGTCGTGCCGCCGCGGATGTCCGCCTACTCGGAGGCGAGTCGAGAGGTCTTCAGGGTCTTTGACGACACCACTCCGTTGGTCGAGCCACTGTCAGTGGACGAGGCCTTCCTGGACGTCAGCGGCCTGGGCCGGGTGTCCGGCACACCGGTGCAGATCGGCGCGCAATTGCGCGACGCGGTCCGCGAGCGGGTCGGGCTGCCGATCACGGTGGGGATCGCCCGGACCAAGTTCCTGGCCAAGGTCGCGAGCCGGGAAGCCAAGCCTGACGGGCTCCTGCTGGTGCCGCCGGACCGCGAGCTGGCATTCCTGCACCCGCTGCCGGTCCAACATCTTTGGGGCGTCGGGGCGAAGACCGCGGACAAGCTCCGCGAACACGGCATCGAGACCGTGGCCGACGTCGCCGCACTGACCGAGTCGGCACTGGGCGCCATGGTGGGTGCGGCAATGGGACGGCAGCTGTACGCGTTGTCGCACAACATTGACCGCAGGCGGGTCACCACCGGTGTCCGGCGCCGCTCGGTCGGCGCTCAACGGGCGGTGGGACGGCGTGGAAACACCATGTCCGACAACGACATCGACGCCATGGTGATCAACCTGGTCGACCGCATCACCCGCCGCATGCGCAGTAGCGGACGGACCGGGCGGACGGTGGTCCTGCGGCTGCGGTTCGACGACTACGGTCGCGCCACGCGTTCGCACACCATGCGCCGCGCCACCGCGTCTACCGAGGAAATCCTCACCGCGGCACGCGGATTGGTAGCCGCTGCGGGGCCGCTGATCGCCGAACGCGGGCTCACCTTGCTGGGGTTCTCGGTGTCGAACGTCGACAACGCCGGCACCGAACAGCTCGAGCTGCCATTCGACGGCGAGCCGGACACCGCCGCGGTCGACTGCGCCGTCGACCTGGTCCGCCACCGGTTCGGCAACGCGTGCCTGACGCGCGGGATGCTGGTCGGCGCAGACCCGGGCTGGGAGATGCCGATGCTTCCGGACTAA
- a CDS encoding DUF4333 domain-containing protein, which produces MALRSKTRRVAALAAAGLLASCSLHVGSQVTAMSKDQLETAVKNKLSSQTTSHIDSVVCDGGLEGKVGAAQTCTVVTGAKSRHAMVRVADTRGSDIALSIEIIPGQ; this is translated from the coding sequence ATGGCCCTTCGATCGAAGACGCGTCGGGTCGCCGCGTTGGCTGCCGCCGGCCTCCTGGCCTCGTGCTCGCTGCACGTTGGTTCCCAGGTGACCGCCATGTCCAAAGACCAGTTGGAGACGGCGGTCAAGAACAAACTGAGCAGCCAGACCACATCGCATATCGACTCCGTGGTCTGCGATGGCGGTCTCGAGGGCAAGGTTGGGGCCGCTCAGACGTGCACCGTGGTCACCGGGGCGAAGTCTCGCCACGCGATGGTGCGAGTTGCCGACACCCGGGGGTCCGACATCGCACTCAGCATCGAGATCATTCCCGGCCAGTGA
- a CDS encoding PHP domain-containing protein: MDPVDALREIAFYKDRAREESRRVMAYRKAADVIEALSPEQREKLGRTNGWQQLAGVGPKTAAVISQAWAGREPDALVQLRSAAADLGGAELRTALKGDLHLHSNWSDGSAPISEMMATAQRLGHEYCALTDHSPRLTVANGLSADRLRQQLDIIDEIRDRFEPMHILTGIEVDILDDGSLDQEPELLERLDVVVASVHSKLSMDAAAMTRRMVSAVSGGQANILGHCTGRLVEGSRGIRAESKFDAAAVFEACATNGIAVEINSRPERRDPPSRLLNLALDTGCLFSIDTDAHAPGQLDFLGYGAQRALDAGVPQERIVNTWPVDRLLSWTGA, from the coding sequence ATGGATCCGGTGGACGCGCTGCGGGAGATCGCCTTCTACAAGGACCGCGCGCGCGAAGAATCGCGCCGCGTCATGGCCTACCGCAAAGCCGCCGACGTAATTGAGGCGCTGAGTCCGGAGCAGCGCGAAAAGCTGGGCCGCACCAATGGCTGGCAGCAGCTGGCCGGCGTCGGGCCCAAGACCGCCGCGGTGATCTCCCAGGCGTGGGCGGGTCGTGAGCCCGATGCGTTGGTCCAGCTGCGTTCCGCCGCAGCCGATTTGGGCGGCGCCGAGCTGCGTACGGCGCTGAAGGGGGACCTGCACCTGCACTCCAACTGGTCCGACGGATCGGCGCCGATCAGCGAAATGATGGCTACCGCACAGCGTTTGGGTCACGAGTACTGCGCACTGACCGACCACTCGCCGCGGCTGACCGTAGCCAACGGGCTGAGTGCGGACCGGCTCCGGCAGCAACTGGACATCATCGACGAAATCCGTGACCGCTTCGAGCCGATGCACATCCTTACCGGCATCGAGGTCGACATCCTCGACGACGGCTCGCTGGATCAGGAACCCGAGTTGCTGGAACGGCTGGACGTGGTGGTGGCGAGTGTGCACTCCAAGCTGTCCATGGATGCCGCGGCGATGACCCGACGTATGGTCAGCGCGGTGTCCGGCGGCCAGGCGAACATATTGGGGCACTGCACCGGCCGCTTGGTGGAAGGCTCGCGCGGCATCCGGGCGGAATCGAAATTCGACGCGGCGGCGGTATTCGAAGCGTGCGCCACCAATGGTATTGCGGTAGAGATCAATTCGCGGCCGGAACGGCGCGACCCGCCGAGCCGACTGCTGAACCTGGCGTTGGACACCGGTTGCCTGTTCTCGATCGACACCGACGCGCATGCGCCCGGCCAGTTGGACTTCCTCGGCTATGGGGCGCAGCGGGCACTGGATGCCGGTGTGCCGCAGGAGCGGATCGTCAACACCTGGCCGGTCGATCGGTTGCTGTCGTGGACCGGCGCGTAG
- a CDS encoding LLM class F420-dependent oxidoreductase produces MRFAFKTSPQDTTWSDMLAVWQAADDIDAFDSGWTFDHFYPIFSDSSGPCLEGWVTLTALAQATTRLRVGVLVTGIHYRHPAVLANMASALDIVSGGRLELGIGAGWNEEESGAYGIELGSVKERFDRFEEACAVLKGLLTQDTTTFDGKFYQLKDARNEPKGPQQPHPPFCIGGSGEKRTLKITAKYADHWNFVGGPPEEFARKRDVLAAHCADIGRDPKEITLSAHVRLGQDRDYRKVVDEAAGLGAEGLDLAIIYIPQPHDPAVLEPLAEAIRDSGLQTA; encoded by the coding sequence GTGCGATTCGCCTTCAAAACCTCACCGCAAGACACCACCTGGTCGGACATGCTCGCCGTCTGGCAGGCCGCCGACGATATCGACGCCTTCGACTCCGGTTGGACCTTCGACCACTTCTATCCGATCTTCTCCGACTCCAGCGGCCCGTGCCTGGAGGGCTGGGTCACGCTGACCGCGCTGGCCCAGGCCACCACCCGGCTGCGGGTCGGCGTGCTGGTGACCGGCATTCACTACCGGCACCCGGCTGTCCTGGCCAACATGGCGTCAGCGTTGGACATCGTGTCGGGCGGCCGCCTCGAACTGGGAATCGGCGCCGGCTGGAACGAGGAGGAGTCCGGCGCCTACGGCATCGAGCTGGGCTCCGTCAAAGAGCGGTTCGACCGCTTCGAAGAGGCCTGCGCTGTGCTCAAGGGGCTCCTCACTCAGGACACGACGACGTTCGACGGGAAGTTCTACCAACTGAAGGACGCCCGCAACGAGCCGAAGGGGCCGCAGCAGCCGCACCCGCCATTCTGCATCGGCGGTAGCGGCGAGAAGCGCACCCTGAAAATCACCGCCAAATACGCCGATCACTGGAACTTCGTCGGTGGTCCGCCCGAGGAGTTCGCCCGCAAGCGCGACGTCCTCGCCGCACATTGCGCCGATATCGGCCGCGATCCCAAGGAGATCACGTTGTCGGCCCACGTCCGGCTCGGCCAGGATCGGGACTACCGCAAGGTGGTCGACGAGGCCGCAGGCCTGGGTGCCGAAGGCCTGGATCTGGCGATCATCTACATCCCCCAGCCGCATGACCCCGCCGTACTCGAACCACTTGCCGAGGCGATCCGCGACTCCGGTCTGCAGACAGCCTGA
- a CDS encoding polysaccharide deacetylase family protein has protein sequence MSRRRFLVGLSASVVAGVGLARCAVDGPATSVAAAPPKAPAEPVRRGMELALPGGGELSSLPGVAGNRVAITLDDGVSSEVVRAYTKLARDTGMRLTYFVNGRYQSWTENRDLMLPLVESGQIQLGNHTWSHPDLAKLSKDEIVDQLERNHKFLQSTFGVDSRPYFRPPYGSHNAIVDRIAAELGYSTPTMWTGSLGDENIVTEDYILKMAGKYFTEQTVVIGHLNHLPVTHVYGQLVDLLKERNLRTVTLDDVFRKPRELPV, from the coding sequence CTGAGCCGGCGACGCTTTTTGGTGGGCTTGTCGGCCTCGGTGGTCGCCGGGGTCGGCCTGGCGCGATGCGCTGTCGACGGTCCGGCCACCAGCGTGGCCGCGGCGCCGCCGAAGGCGCCGGCGGAACCGGTCAGGCGCGGCATGGAGTTGGCGTTGCCCGGTGGCGGCGAACTCAGCAGCCTGCCGGGTGTGGCCGGCAATCGAGTCGCGATCACGCTCGACGACGGCGTGAGTTCCGAGGTGGTGCGCGCGTACACCAAACTGGCGCGCGACACCGGGATGCGGCTCACCTACTTCGTCAACGGCAGGTATCAGTCGTGGACCGAGAATCGGGACCTGATGCTGCCGTTGGTCGAGTCGGGGCAGATTCAGTTGGGCAACCACACTTGGTCACATCCGGACCTGGCGAAACTGTCGAAGGACGAGATCGTCGACCAGCTGGAGCGCAACCACAAGTTCCTGCAGTCGACCTTCGGCGTCGACTCCCGGCCGTACTTCCGGCCGCCCTATGGCAGCCACAACGCGATCGTCGACCGGATCGCCGCGGAGCTCGGCTACTCGACGCCGACGATGTGGACGGGATCGCTGGGTGACGAGAACATCGTGACCGAGGACTACATCCTCAAGATGGCGGGCAAGTACTTCACCGAGCAGACGGTGGTCATCGGACACCTGAACCACCTGCCGGTGACGCACGTTTATGGCCAACTGGTCGATCTGCTGAAGGAACGCAACCTGCGCACCGTCACGCTCGACGATGTGTTCCGGAAGCCGCGCGAACTCCCTGTCTGA
- a CDS encoding glutamate synthase subunit beta: protein MADPNGFLKHTHRQTPVRRPVDLRLKDWKEVYEEFSKETLQVQASRCMDCGIPFCHNGCPLGNLIPEWNDLVYRDRWRDGIERLHATNNFPEFTGRLCPAPCEASCVLGINQDPVTIKQVEVELIDNAFDKGWVKPMVPDVKTGKTVAVVGSGPAGLAAAQQLTRAGHDVTVFERADRIGGLLRYGIPEFKMEKRHIDRRLEQMAAEGTQFRTGVNVGVDLTVEQLQEDFDAVVLAGGATAWRDLPIPGRELDGIHQAMEYLPWGNRVQLGDDVLGPDGQPPITAKGKKVVIIGGGDTGADCLGTAHRQGAESVHQFEIMPRPPEERAESTPWPTYPLMFRVSSAHEEGGERVFSVNTEEFLGTDGKVSALKVHEVVMKAGRFEKVEGSDFELPADIVFLAMGFVGPEREGLLTELGVELTDRGNVARDNDFQTTVPGVFVAGDMGRGQSLIVWAIAEGRAAAAGADRYLMGESALPKPIKPTAAPQR from the coding sequence GTGGCTGATCCGAACGGCTTCCTCAAGCACACCCACCGTCAGACCCCGGTTCGCCGGCCGGTCGACCTGCGCCTCAAGGACTGGAAAGAGGTCTACGAGGAGTTCTCGAAGGAGACCCTGCAGGTCCAGGCTTCGCGCTGCATGGACTGCGGTATCCCGTTCTGCCACAACGGTTGTCCGCTGGGGAACCTGATCCCCGAGTGGAACGACCTGGTGTACCGGGACCGCTGGCGTGACGGCATCGAGCGCCTGCACGCCACCAACAACTTCCCGGAGTTCACCGGGCGGCTGTGCCCGGCACCGTGTGAGGCGTCGTGCGTCCTCGGCATCAACCAGGACCCGGTGACCATCAAGCAGGTCGAGGTCGAGCTCATCGACAACGCCTTCGACAAGGGCTGGGTCAAGCCGATGGTTCCGGACGTGAAGACCGGCAAGACGGTCGCCGTCGTCGGTTCCGGACCGGCCGGTCTGGCCGCTGCCCAGCAGCTCACCCGCGCCGGACATGACGTGACCGTCTTCGAGCGGGCCGACCGCATCGGCGGCCTGCTGCGCTACGGCATCCCGGAATTCAAGATGGAGAAGCGGCACATCGACCGTCGTCTGGAGCAGATGGCGGCCGAGGGTACGCAGTTCCGCACCGGCGTCAACGTCGGCGTCGACCTCACCGTCGAGCAGCTGCAGGAAGACTTCGATGCGGTGGTCCTGGCCGGCGGCGCGACCGCATGGCGTGACCTGCCGATCCCGGGCCGCGAGCTCGACGGCATCCACCAGGCCATGGAGTACCTGCCGTGGGGCAACCGCGTTCAGCTCGGCGACGACGTCCTCGGACCGGACGGCCAGCCGCCGATCACGGCCAAGGGTAAGAAGGTCGTCATCATCGGTGGCGGTGACACCGGCGCTGACTGCCTGGGCACCGCGCACCGGCAGGGTGCCGAGAGCGTCCACCAGTTCGAGATCATGCCGCGTCCGCCGGAGGAGCGCGCCGAGTCGACCCCGTGGCCGACCTACCCGCTGATGTTCCGGGTGTCTTCGGCACACGAAGAGGGCGGCGAGCGCGTCTTCTCGGTCAACACCGAGGAGTTCCTGGGCACCGACGGCAAGGTGTCCGCACTGAAGGTGCATGAGGTCGTGATGAAGGCCGGCCGGTTCGAGAAGGTCGAGGGTTCGGACTTCGAACTCCCGGCGGACATCGTCTTCCTGGCCATGGGCTTCGTCGGCCCGGAGCGCGAAGGCCTGCTGACCGAGCTGGGTGTGGAGCTGACCGACCGCGGAAACGTGGCCCGGGACAACGACTTCCAGACCACTGTGCCCGGCGTGTTCGTAGCCGGTGACATGGGCCGCGGCCAGTCGCTGATCGTGTGGGCCATCGCCGAGGGTCGCGCCGCGGCCGCCGGTGCCGACCGCTACCTGATGGGTGAGTCGGCGCTGCCGAAGCCGATCAAGCCGACAGCTGCGCCTCAGCGCTGA